In the Hirundo rustica isolate bHirRus1 chromosome 2, bHirRus1.pri.v3, whole genome shotgun sequence genome, TTTTAGTAAATAAGCATGGTTTTAATATGCTCCATTTTAAcattatggggttttttcctctactTTGCTTGTTTAAGGCTGGATTTAATCTGCAGAAGGTTAACAGGCATATCAAGTTCCCAGAAGTGATAGACTTGGCTCCTTTCTGTACAGCTAAATGTAAAGTAAGTGGGAAAACAATCAGATTCTCCTTTCCCATGTTCCAATGTGCTTTCACAACAAAGCTCCATAGCAAAATCTTTGTAGAACGCTTGTCAAGCATGTTACTTTGTGTGATAACTTGAACTTCAGTGATCATAACTGTAGTGCTTACATGAATCTCTAATAACCAGCTTCCATTTCATCAACAAAAGAATCAATGAGTTTACATTCTTCAAAACCCAGCACCTGGCTGATATAGCTCAACTTGTGCTTTTCTAGAATGTGGCTGAAGGGAATACAAAGGTCTTGTACTCTCTCTATGGAGTTGTCGAACACAGTGGAACAATGAGGTCTGGGCACTACACGGCCTATGTTAAAATGAGAGCTATGAACAACCATCTCTCTGATCTTGTCCTTCGAGGACAATTTCAAGGTAAATCATTAGATATTTTACAATACTTTACAAATTATTCCgtacagaatcacaaaatggtttgggttgaaaggggcCTTAGACATCATTTGGTCCCAACCTGCCCTGGCTGCTACGTTCTCTGAGAAGGGCAATGAATCTTGTGAAATCCTataaggagcagctgagggagctgggagggctcagcctgaagaaaaggagggtCAGGGGAGATCTTATCACTCTCCagaactgcctgaaaggaggatGTATAGCAAGGTGGGGGTCTGGCTCTGCTCCTAGGCAACCATTTACAGGacgagaggaaatggcctcaagctgtgtcAAGGGAAGGTTCAGGTTGCACATTAGgaagaaatgaagacaaaatggtggttaagcattggaaggggctgcccgaGGATGTGGTGACATCCCCATCCATGGAGGTGTTCAGAGAACAACCGGATGTAGCACTCGGTGCTCTGGTCTGGTTGACAAGGCAGTGATCAGTCAAAGATTGAACTcgatcttggagatcttttccaactcaatgattctatgattgtaCTCTATGATTCTTACTGAAGAACAGTAATAGAACGGAATTCCTTCAATTCCTTGTAGTAACTTTTACTCCtaaatttttcctttcacagcttTAGAAACTGAGCCGGTCAAAGGTCAGTGGTTCCACATCAGCGATACCCACGTACAACCTGTCTCTGTGTCCAAGGTGCTGAGCTCCCAAGCCTATCTTCTGTTCTATGAGAGGCTGCTGTAACTCATCAGAAGAGCCCTCTTGTGTGTGCAGCCACCTTCTTTGGAGGTCTGAGAGAAGGCAGACTTGCAAGTCATGTTAACATGTTGGAGCTACTGTATAACAAGAACTCAATTTATGCATTTTAGACACACTGACAAGCGGTTAACTTATactttttccagtgtttccaCTACTTTACAgtaaaaatttttttcaaaattacagcTTTGTGTTTTTGTTGACTTATTTGGGTGCTGATAGAAATATTGATCAGCagctttttaaagctttaaagcAACCAGCTCTACTTTTGAACTGTAGTTAATCTTGGCTCTCATGTGTTCCCATGTGTTTTTTAGACCTGAGTTCCAAACATAAGAAGCTCTTTCTTCCTACATATCTCAAGAGCCAAGACGATTGCAGCTTTGGCTCTTTTTTCACTATTGGTTTATGTTCAATAGAGAAGCCCTCAAGTTTGCAAATGCTCCAGGAATTCTTTTGCTGGTGCTTTGGCAAGGCTGAGTGCTTGGCTCACTCTCACTCCAGGCAGTCCCACGTAGCCTTTCTGCACAGCAGGCCTAAGACCTGTAGTCCTGCGCTGACTTGTAACTTTGACGTTCTCTTCTCCACTAGCTTCATGCTGGCTTTCATGTGAATAAAATCTTGGCTCTGCCATGctagagcagcagctgcttacATGCAGTGCATTTTTCACAACAGCCTTACTAAGAAAATGGGCATCCTGTTCTTGTAAGCCTTAGAGCCGCCAGCAGTGGCCCTCGTGCAGCTGACTACAGCAGTATGCCAATCCTTCTGAAAACTTGCTGAGTGTATTTTTCAACCTCACCAACAACTGACTATAAAGCCACCATTACTAGAGCTGTTGTACTTAGCAGCCTTATTTAGGCATAAGATAGTTCCAGACTTGATTTAGCCTTCCACTCCCTTCTGGTTATGAGATAAGAGTAGCACTGGCATGAGTAGTAAAAAGGATTAGATATTGAAGTGGCTTGGATTTCAAGTGCAGTTCTTCTTTCAAGCTACTTGGAGACACATAAGCTGTTTACTTCCCAAGATTAATCTTAACAGGGGGCTTCAGTTGAAAGATTCCAGCACTCTGCATCATACTGGCTAGTGCTgctcagcatttatttttaaggtcaTTAGAATGTGATGCAGTTCACTGCTGTCAGGATGCCCTTTTGAGAACATGGGGATTTAAAAGGGTGAGGTGAGAGATGCAtgtaaaaaaaatgaatcatagaatcataaattGGTTTGTGTGAgaaaggaccttaaagttcatccagttccaacccctgccatgggaagggacacctcccactagaccagggtgCTCCCAagacccatccaacctggccttgaacacttccaggcataGGACAGcgacagcttctctgggcaaggTCCCGTGCCAGGACCTCACCCCTCTCACAGGGGAGAATTTCTTCTGTGTATCGACCCTACATTTTCCCCTATTTCAGTTTGAAGGCATTCCCgtttgtcctgtcactatatTCCCTGATGCAGAATCCCTCTCCAACTTCCCTGTAGCCCCTTCAGacactggaaggtgctgtgagGTCTCCACAACCTCCTCCAGACTGAACAGCCCTGATTTTCTCTGCCCCTCTCCTTTGGGCAGGTGCTCAGTCCCCTTACCAACTTGGtgaccctcctctggactcactctaACAGTTTTCTGTCTTATGTTTGGGGCACCACATCTGTACACAGTGCTCCAAATGGAGGCTCAGGAGTTAAAATGAGAGCTTTTTCAACATTATCAACAATTATTTCAACATTCATTTGACTGTTTACATTCAGTACTGGCCAAGGAGCACAAATAAGAGCACAAAGAGCCACAACAATTGTGAATCATAAAGCTCCCTGCAGATTGAGTCTCTTGTGCCCGCAACAGTAATTGGTATGTGATCTCCCCCTTTAACTCAGCCCCTCTGAAGAAGTTCTGCCTCTTTCTGCACCAGGAGAGAGTGTCAGGCAGCCAGCCAAGGGTCAGCCCATCACGCCCACACTGTCATTCATACCCTGCAGATTGGGAATGACCATGTCATGCTAGCTCCAAATGAAATAAACCAACATTTTAACAGTGAGTACATTTATTGAGGTGTTTGACATTCTGCACTCCATTGGACACTCTTCATAATTTAAAGGCAAGAGTAAAACATTGTGACAGGCTCCAACTGGGACGTTAAAAACTCACAAAATCATCTCACTTAAGAAATACAGTTAAATTGTTCAGTCGTTTTGGTCTTCATCCCAGTCTTTCTTTCCTGATGGAGGTTTTGGGCCACCAGCTGGTTTTGCCATAATGATCTTAAAAAGAatagagaagcagaaaaagttAATGTTAAAATCAGGCTCGTACCCTTCTACTGCCACATGATGCTGACTGCTAGCATTCACTTCATGCAGTTTCCCTACTCTGAACCCAAGCCAGTGAATATCCATCTAACTGAGATATTAAcaactggtttttttcttgagaatGGTAGAGGCTGAGCCCTGgtacaataaaaaaatgtatttctaccTCATTTTTGCATGCAAAGACTTCAGTTAGTCTACAGAAAGTGAGTGCTTAAATAGGTTAATAGTCTGTAGCAGACTACAGAAGTGTACACTACAGAAAGGAGGATTATCAAAGCTATTGTTCTCAATTATTGTCTCTAAGTATCACACTTGAAAACCACGAAGTCCATCAGTCCTACCATGTTAAAGCTCCTCCTCTGCGCTGGCTACACGGACAAGTAAGGTAAATCTGAACCTGCACTTATCCCTTTCACGAAAATTCGGATTTAGGAGCAGAATCCATTTGCAAAGGCACAAATACAGGGTGTAGCAACTGGCACACAGCAGAAGACAGCAGTGTTACGTGTTCTCAAGGAGCATACAGTCTGCCATGTGCTTGTCAATGAACTCATGCATGCACTCACACAGATACCTCTCTGCTAGAGAAACAGAGCTTACTGCACACTAGTTTTCAGGTTCATCTTTCCAGTCATCCTTATCCCAATGTCCTTGTTGCTTAGGGGCTTTTGGACCGCCTGCTGTTTTTGCCATAATAATCTACAGAAATTTTACATGCAAATTCATTTTTGCTGAAGTTTCACAAAATAATAAAGAGATTATCATCAAGACTGTAACTTCTGTTTTTGCTAAAAATAGGATTTTCGTGTAAAAATACGTGAGAGAAGATTTCTTCTATTAAAGCTTGTTTCTACAGAAGTTATGATAACTCTCTGCATACAAATTTCAAATATCTTCAAAGTATcaacaaaatgtttaaaaaaatattgcaaaccCAACAAACATTAATAGTACTGCTATAGAAGCAGACACATTCCGGATTACAAGCTCTTGAACTGATGACTTTCAGGATTTAACAAATGACATTCTCAAGTAGCATTATGTTTACACCTTGCATTTCCAGGAGATTCCACCTATTTGCATGAGGGTTCTGCCAGGTTTTAATTCAGCACCCAAATGACATGTAAGCTTACCTGATCAACCCTTAGGACAGTTACTGCTGCATTTGTAGCTAGCTTGATACCCCAGAATTTTCCAAGATACGTGTCTAACACACCAGCTTCCAACATGTCCTTCACTGCAGCAGCTTCGGCCTGTCAGATggggaaaaatattattcaaaaCTTTTCAGACTTTCACCTAGAAAGGTGGTATCACTTTTCTAATCTTATCTTCTCCCTTCAGAAAATCTTAATTCCTTATCCATTAGCAGGAACAAAAAGTCAGTAATTACTGAAGACCTACTACCTGTCACATTATTTCAATATCCCCCTCCACCTCTGACATAAGGCCATTATACTATACTGAACTGAACTGCTTGCTGataaaaagaacatttaagGATTTCAAttcaaaaaattattattctagACTGTGCAGCACAGAGCTTCAAACAACTTAAAATAATCTATAAATACTTCATACTGACAAAAGTACTATTAAGTATAACCCTGCACTGCAGGGCAACAAGCAACATGAGACTGTTTACCTCAATATCAAATCCAACatttttattcccttcctgATGCATGGCATAAAGTTTGGAGATGACCTCATTAGCCTTTACTCCAGAGTTTTCTGCCAGTGCTcgaggaatggcttcaaatgCCTCAGCAAACTTCTTGATGGCATATTGGTCAAGCCCAGGACAAGTCTAAAATGAAGTTGAAAATCATGTCAGCATTTCAAAAACTGTAAGATAGGGAGGCATTTCCCCCCCACTTGTTactacacacatatatatgctggtatgaaataatatttgtatTCTTTGTAAGACACATGTGTGAAGATGAAAAGCCAAGGAGCCTGTTTGCTGTACCTCTCCGTAAGATGTGATCTGCTTGGCTAATTCAATCTCTGTCGCACCACCACCAGGAAGAAGACGTTTATCCTGTGGAAAGACCACAccaaaacacattttgcttAAAGCATccatgacttcttttttttaatttactttttatttttctagtctATCAAGAATGCAATAGAATTTTATTCCACACAGACTTATTAAGAATCCACTTCAGAACAAACATGCATTATGAGGGAAATCCACCAGAATTTAGTCATTCATTCCAAtgtctttgaagaaaaacagcttcttttgtaaaaaccaaaataataatgCAGTGGGTTTGTGTCTGggattttttggcttttttaaaaaaattcaactcCTGGTTAATGTAACAGCATTCCCAgattttctcatcttttctaTTATTTTGGCGGGAAATATCATACAGGAAACCAATCTACTGTACACTAAGTTTAATATGTCAACAGGTATTACAAggtgttgggttttctttcattttaaattaagcaTTTTGTATATCCTTTGGTAAACCAAAATTTACCTATTAACTGTGGTCTCTTAAGCCACAAAGTAATCATCATAAATCTTAAAACAGGACAACTCCTGGACAGAATCAGAAATGCACAGCATTTCTGTACTCAAAATCAACGTCCATGTCTTGGTATGTAGAGGAGATTAAGATTTTAACAGTTTTAACAATTTTTGCATGCCGTTTTCTAAGTAAATACaggaatatttccttttgtataaaaaaaagaaaaatgaaataatatttaagaCTACATAAActgctcacaaaaaaaaaaaatcctctgtaaAACCAAGTTCTTCCATCCATAGAAACCTACCTGTATTATGTGGAGGAAGCATGAATTATCACCAATGAACTAGAAATTGAGTCTGCAACCAATCAGTTTCTCCTGATCCCAAGTGACAAAGCTATCTATAGCTTTTCTTCTGTGCCTGCTTTCCAAGGAACATTACAAAACATTTAGGAAGTAAGTCAAGAAAGAGCTGACTGTCTTTAAAAAGTGGTAAAGGTAATTGACCTTCAAGAACTCACTCACTACTGGAAAACTGAGTGTAGTCCATGTTGAGCACCACCTTTTACATACCCTATGCTCACAACAGCCATCTTCTCTACACAGCCCTCCACAGCTCAGTACTACACAGCCAtctccccagctccagagggtACCTAAGCAGATTAATATCTACAGCCTTTGTAGCAAATGGGCACAGAGCAGGCTCAAGCCTGGCCTCAAACTGATTCACTTCTCACTTTTGATAACTTAAGTGTTCTCATTACCTACCCTTGTGAGTACTTTGAAAGTATTGACACCATCATCCACTGCTCTCTCTATGTCATCCATCAGATTGTCTGTAGATCCACGAATGAGGATAGTAGAAATGGCACCATCCTCATTTTCTGTTCAGAGACATGCATTActgaattaattcattaatCTTATATCCAAAACACATACAAACACACTTTAGAACAGCAGTGTCAGCAGTTCTACAGAACATACATACCATGCTTAAACACCACAACCTGTGTATCCCCGACCTCTGATAAATACACGCTATTGCAGTGACCCATTTCTTCAAGAGTAGGGGGAgtctagaaagaaaaacacgAGTTAAGAACTGAACTGACCAGTTCTCAGCCTCCTGCACCTCATTTGGGACATACATACCAGTCTGGGTAGGGCTGTTGCACCAACAGTTTTGCACAGTCTTCTCAGGTCCCATTTGGAGTTTAACCTTGAAAACAAGTTTCCATAACAACGTTAACACATCCAGGTGTATTCTCTTAACTTGGCAAGTGCATTTCATAACTCTGGTAGTCCAAATGTTTTAATGATCTCCTAGTACTTACCTGACTAACATAAGATTGTACTTGTTGGCATAATGAAGAGCCATATCTGCCACTTTGCCACCTGTTACTACTACGTTTGCACCACTATCAGCAATAGCTTTGACTTGCAAATCCAtcagattttcttctcctttgctgAAATTCATCAGTTCTTCAGCATTCTTTATTAGGACGGTGCCCTAGTAAAACATATACAGTTACAATTTAGCATCAAACCGTACGCCTACAAGTTTCTGACAAACCATTTTGTCTCCCCACCTATCTATAAACCTCAAGTCATCCGATTTTGTAATACTGACACCCTCCCCAGGCAACAGGGTaaaacaagaggggaaaaaaaaaaaaaaaaaaaaaagaattcaccAGGCAATTCTAGACAATCTTGAGGTTCAGAAATTCAAGTAGTTTGGCTCaaataaccaaacaaaaccaacacaattTCCCCTATCTCAGAAAACCCTGTGAAGCAATCAAGGTTCAGAACTTCCCTATTAACTTTTCTGAACTGGTAAAATCAATATTTACCAAAATATCTCAATCACCAAGTGTCGAGAATATTTATAGCTAAGTCTAAAAATAAGAGTACATATGCATAAATAGAGATGTAACTTATTTTGAGCTTTAACATACCTTAGTTTCAGTTATCATACCATCAAAAGGGCAGGAATACACAGCTATTTTTGCATCTTTGACAGAAGTAACATctccttcagtttcttttttaaaaaccatgCCATGCAGTACTGAGGAAGCAGAAATACCAGCACcctgaaaggaaataaatgaactctgagactttttacaagggcaagtagtgatgggacaagggagaatggtttcccactgaaagaaattaagtttaGATGaagtatcaggaaaaaaaatcttccctgtgagggtggtgaggctgcccagagaaactgtggctgccacacccttggaagtgttcaaggcctgGTTGtacagagcttggagcagcgtgggctagtggaaggtccctgcccatggtagggggctggaactgggtgatctttaagaCACattccaacccaacccaaactgttctttGATTCTATGGATGGGGGAACATCGTATTACTGACCATTTATTGTCAGAAAGCTGCACTActctgcctgaaaagcagaCCATAGTCATTCGGATGTAACACCCCAAGGGTAAAACTTCAGCTTATTCAGCAACAACAAACATTGTCTAACAGGTTCACATTTTAGATTACTTTCAATATTaatgatttttgtttctgaatgcTGTTACTGGGCATTAAACAAAAGAAGTAAAGTCTAATTTTCAAAACTTAGTACACATGCCAcaacaaaattagaaaatactCTCTGGAAGTTTAAAGATTAACCCTCATTACACTGTTTACCTTAATAATTACAGTAAAGCCAGCTACTTCAAACTTACCACAATTTTACACACTCTGATATTATCAACGTTGAAATGACCAGAATCAGGAAGAATAgaaactgggggaaaaataaataaattaatgacGTCTTGCCTAATCAATGAAGTAGATCAATGACACCATAAATAATGCCTGGAATTTTTCTGAACTACTAAATTTCAATGTTTTCAATATCTGcctaaattcaaaataattacaaCCTTCTAATAACTGGcataaagagaaacagaaattttgtttttacaaagtaataatcagaaataaacatttattcAGGCTGCTCAGTTAATTAAGTTCAAATATGCACTCATACAGGTAGAGTCAAGAGATAGGTCTGACCCAGAGTATTTAGAGAAATCACTGGAACTAAAAATGAAGGGTTTATCCCAGAAATCTAAAGGGAGAACAACTCAACAGAACTACAGTCTTCCATTGTTCTGCAGCTGCAACTAATAACAGCTTATGTGAAGTACAGTATGTCCTCCTAATGATataaaaagagggagaaagatgGGTTTCTGCACTAAAAGGACTTGAAAGCTATTTCTAGAAATGCCTAGTAGGAAAGGCAAACCTTTTCTGACCTACAATGCCAATGCAGAGTTCAACATGAGGAAGATTACCCTCATTTCAGAGGTAAAGTGTTCCACCCAATCCAACCTGCTAAACTAACCATACTTCCTATCTGACCTGAAGATGTTAAGGACCATAAGCAAACCTACTCAGCTTTGTAGCTGGGTGCCCACACCTATTCCTGCCCACTTACCACAGGCCTGAGCTATAAGCTTTGCCAAGAACTGTTCATTGCCATATTGTTTGCTCATGACTGATGTGTGCAACAAAGATGCCACTTCTTCAACATCTCGAAGGTTCTTTGCAGAAGAGCACACCAAGTCTGGAAGAATTTCTAGGGCTTTCTTGCAAGCCTTTTCATATCCTTCAATCACCTGCGCAGCAAACAGTAAATATACTCACTACAACACTTCATATTGCTTTAATCTGCTTTTCAAATAGCCATAAAACATTAACAGATGCAAAAATTTACAAGGGAAGCAAACAATCACAAGCAACAGAACACATGGTTCCCCTTCAAACATTTTTATCTAAAAAATCAGGTGAGAAGAAAGCAGAGATTCACAGCATTATGACTCAAGAATACTGATCAGTGGCAATCTCAATTCAAGCTGTTTCTACTGTAATGAGAATATAACTTGCCTCCGAGACAGACAACCCCATCCTCAGAAGGTCTTCTGCTAACTCCAGAAGAACTCCAGCAAAAACAAGGACAAAGTTTGTTCCATCTCCAACTTCTTGTTCTTGCATGTGTGAAGCCATCACAAGCATTTTTGCAGCAGGATGCTGGACCTTTAAAAGAAGTTACACATCTTGGTGACTAACACCCCACCTGAGATTGCAGCTTCAGGCTTTTCTACACATCTTTCTAAGCTCTCTTATTTCAGATTGTACCTAGAGATATTAGAAGTGCACAAaattggaaaagaaagcagcagagataaCCTTAACTGGCTAACCTCCCTAGTaagaaaaagcacaaacatATATTCAAAGaacacagaaatcagagaactGAACATTGCCACTACCAGATGCATTAGGCATCCCTGACATTCGTTCTGAGCTACTTTTACAGGGTGCAGTGGCTTAACAACTGAGTTCTGCAACAGAAAAACAGTTTGGAGTACAGATCTTCAAACTGAATTCATGTGTAACATACAAAGTACGTATCTAAATAGCAGTTTGATTTTGAGGGGTGTGTGGAAAGGTTCTCCTTAAAGATTGCactgcttcattttcttttaaataaatgcaataaaatattatattgcTGAATATTTATACCTGACATTTTATACCAGAAAGTAACACGCAAAACATATCAGATTAAGTCACTAGTACGcagattatattttttaaaaacagaactgAGACTTCTACAGTTATTCTACTCATACTGAACACCAACACAATGCATCCAGGAAATACTTCATACTTCCATTATTTCTATCTCTAAGTACATAATTCAGTAAAATATCACTCATGTTGTGTCAAGGATATCAATTAGAAGTCAGAAGAAGAATTAGCAGAGGCCAGCCTTTTCATGcttttacagtatttacagaaGTATACTGCTATAGCCTCAGGTTCTTAAATTCAATTCATGGATTCTAAGCAGTCAGGAGAACATGGCAAGCAACAACAATGGGAGATTAACCCAACAGCTAAAGTCATGCAGACTTTTCCAAACCACTGCATTTCTAGACATATCCTCTTTTATCCCTACTGGTTTTTGGGGAAAGTAGGGAATTATTAAGCATCTACAACTATTAGTGCTGCTTCACGAAATAATTACACTCTTCACTGTGGACCTcaaattcagtgaaaaaaaccaaaaaaacttcCAAAAGTGACATACATAAATCATCTGCCAGAGTGACATTTCCTGACTGACAGTCAGAACCATAACAGCCCATGAGCAGAAACACTGGTTCACAGCTGACACCATCTGAAGCAAGGAAACTTACCTCTAGCTCTCTCAGGATAGTAGCAGCATCATTTGtaacaaaaagcttttccagATGGTTGATAACCATTTTGTTCATTCCTAAACggggaaacaaaacaatttataaAAACAATTCATTATGCAAACAGTATTTTGTACACAGACAGTTTCCTAACTTTTAGGTGTATCTCGCACATTAAAATGTTAGCTCTGATTATACTTTAAGAActtcaaaacatttctgtgaagTAACACTTGAAATGTGAGACCTTAAGgagaaaacagtaatttctgaGTAAGCAGTTTTACGTTCAGAAATACCAGCACAATATTTAATTAGATGATACAGGAGAATCTTTTGTTTCCATATATCTGACTGAACAAGATTATGTTTACTATGACTACCTACCATGTCATCgtgtttccttttatttttatgctttttcatgtattttataCTGTGTTTCAAAGAGAACACAGTAACTGCTATAAAAACCTGGCAAAAGCAAACACTGAGCATAACTCAAGAGCTGTCAAAACAAAATCTGATTTCTACAGTCACAAAGGAACAGTCACATATTTGCAGCTTTAGAGCAAGCCCAATGTGATTCCCCCAGAAACAAACAGCTGCTTCTTTGTCAAGGTATGTTTAGCCTCCAAACATAGCATTTGTCTCAAAAATCCAGCAATAATTTTGGGATTTATTTACCGTTTGGTCCATATGCTGTACGGGTGGTTTGAGCTAGTTCTTTGCATGCCTGGATGTTTCTATAGACAGCTTCTTCTAGTCCTGAATAatgctaaagagaaaaaacGACTGATCAGAATCAGGCTAACCAAAAGAAAGTTATGAACTAGTAATTTTTCAGCAAAGCAGCATCAATCTACTGAGACCCTCAAAGGTTATTAATATACATTTGGCATTTCATTTACAGCTTAAACGGACACCAAACCTTACCCAAAGACAGTGAGAAATACTGTGTACACCTTCTCAACTAGGCAGCTCAACAGGCACAAAAAGCttccaaacagaaaatctgAACAGTGACTTGACTTGCAATACAGTTTGCATCCCATCGGTCTTCCAAAAAAGTTTTGTGACGTgccaaagagaaacaaaagacaaCTGACACCCAATTGGAGAGGGGCAAGGGTTTCTCTACGTGCTTCTTTACTCACACCTTTGTATGCTACAAAAATCATTTAAATCAGTTCTAAAACATGTACagtttgaaaatacagaatcaGAATGATTAAGTAAAATATCTGTGCTTGAGAAGGTGAACAGCCTGGCTTCAGTTTGAAAACCTTAAGACGAGATGGGATCCCCAAAAAGGAccttaagaaagaaaaagcaggataAAGAGTACTGCGCAGCCCAtaagagaagggagaaaagcagTAATAGTGTTTACTCTCTAAATACAAACCAAACAGCTTAGATTACCAGCTGCCTCATTGTTTTGCAGAAGACAAACTCTTGTTGTTTTGGCCTTAAATTTTCTAACACTGAGGCCACTCAGCTTCCCTGTTCTACCCCTGCCCTGAACATATGCCATTATTTGGCTCCTAGGAGGATtctaaagagaaacagagaggGCTTTCAGAGCTGCTACTTCCACTCTTCTACTAAGT is a window encoding:
- the CCT8 gene encoding T-complex protein 1 subunit theta isoform X2, with amino-acid sequence MALHVPKAPGFAQMLKEGAKHYSGLEEAVYRNIQACKELAQTTRTAYGPNGMNKMVINHLEKLFVTNDAATILRELEVQHPAAKMLVMASHMQEQEVGDGTNFVLVFAGVLLELAEDLLRMGLSVSEVIEGYEKACKKALEILPDLVCSSAKNLRDVEEVASLLHTSVMSKQYGNEQFLAKLIAQACVSILPDSGHFNVDNIRVCKIVGAGISASSVLHGMVFKKETEGDVTSVKDAKIAVYSCPFDGMITETKGTVLIKNAEELMNFSKGEENLMDLQVKAIADSGANVVVTGGKVADMALHYANKYNLMLVRLNSKWDLRRLCKTVGATALPRLTPPTLEEMGHCNSVYLSEVGDTQVVVFKHENEDGAISTILIRGSTDNLMDDIERAVDDGVNTFKVLTRDKRLLPGGGATEIELAKQITSYGETCPGLDQYAIKKFAEAFEAIPRALAENSGVKANEVISKLYAMHQEGNKNVGFDIEAEAAAVKDMLEAGVLDTYLGKFWGIKLATNAAVTVLRVDQIIMAKPAGGPKPPSGKKDWDEDQND
- the CCT8 gene encoding T-complex protein 1 subunit theta isoform X1, with protein sequence MALHVPKAPGFAQMLKEGAKHYSGLEEAVYRNIQACKELAQTTRTAYGPNGMNKMVINHLEKLFVTNDAATILRELEVQHPAAKMLVMASHMQEQEVGDGTNFVLVFAGVLLELAEDLLRMGLSVSEVIEGYEKACKKALEILPDLVCSSAKNLRDVEEVASLLHTSVMSKQYGNEQFLAKLIAQACVSILPDSGHFNVDNIRVCKIVGAGISASSVLHGMVFKKETEGDVTSVKDAKIAVYSCPFDGMITETKGTVLIKNAEELMNFSKGEENLMDLQVKAIADSGANVVVTGGKVADMALHYANKYNLMLVRLNSKWDLRRLCKTVGATALPRLTPPTLEEMGHCNSVYLSEVGDTQVVVFKHENEDGAISTILIRGSTDNLMDDIERAVDDGVNTFKVLTRDKRLLPGGGATEIELAKQITSYGETCPGLDQYAIKKFAEAFEAIPRALAENSGVKANEVISKLYAMHQEGNKNVGFDIEAEAAAVKDMLEAGVLDTYLGKFWGIKLATNAAVTVLRVDQIIMAKTAGGPKAPKQQGHWDKDDWKDEPEN